A single region of the Musa acuminata AAA Group cultivar baxijiao chromosome BXJ1-11, Cavendish_Baxijiao_AAA, whole genome shotgun sequence genome encodes:
- the LOC103971623 gene encoding uncharacterized protein LOC103971623 isoform X1 — translation MDYHNKLVLAPMVRVGTLSFRLLAAGYGADITYGEEIIDHKMVKCERRINEFLGTTDFVEKGTSNVVFRTCHEERNRVVFQMGTSDAVRALTAAQIVCKDVAAIDINMGCPKSFSISGGMGAALLSKPELIHDILTTLRRNLDTTVTCKVRLLTSSQATVELARRIEKTGVSAVAVHGRRVKDRPRDPAKWNEIADVVASLSIPVIANGDVFEYEDFDRMKNATGASSIMVARGALWNASIFSAKGKLPWDDIKREYVRKSILWDNDIKSTKQTLKEMIMHHSCLELAEGKAVIKSETIEDLAKLYDEEDYYHFVTSSRP, via the exons ATGGATTACCACAACAAGCTGGTTCTCGCCCCCATGGTCCGAGTG GGTACATTATCATTTAGGTTACTTGCAGCAGGATACGGTGCAGATATAACTTATGGGGAGGAAATTATAGATCACAAAATGGTTAAATGCGAACGACGCATAAATG AATTTCTTGGCACAACTGATTTTGTGGAGAAAGGAACCAGCAATGTTGTCTTCAGAACTTGTCATGAGGAGAGGAACAGGGTTGTGTTTCAGATGGGCACGTCTGATGCTGTGAGGGCTCTCACTGCTGCTCAAATAGT GTGCAAAGATGTGGCAGCAATAGATATCAATATGGGCTGCCCCAAGTCTTTCTCCATTAGCGGAGGAATGGGTGCTGCACTACTCTCTAAACCAGAGCTTATTCATGAT ATATTGACAACCTTAAGAAGGAACTTGGATACAACAGTAACATGTAAGGTTCGCCTTCTTACTTCATCTCAAGCAACTGTGGAACTAGCACGCCGAATCgaaaagactggtgtttcggctGTGGCTGTTCATGGAAG AAGAGTGAAAGATAGACCAAGGGAtcctgcaaagtggaatgagattGCAGATGTTGTAGCATCGTTATCTATACCTGTTATAGCAAATGGTGATGTCTTTGAGTATGAAGATTTTGATAGAATGAAAAATGCTACAG GGGCCTCATCAATTATGGTAGCTAGAGGTGCACTTTGGAATGCTTCAATCTTCTCTGCTAAGGGCAAATTGCCTTGGGATGATATAAAGAGAGAGTATGTCAGAAAG AGCATTTTGTGGGACAATGACATCAAAAGTACAAAGCAAACTCTGAAGGAAATGATAATGCATCATTCTTGCCTAGAACTTGCTGAAGGGAAAGCTGTGATAAAATCTGAGACTATTGAGGATTTGGC GAAACTCTATGATGAAGAGGACTATTATCATTTTGTTACCTCGAGTAGGCCATGA
- the LOC103971623 gene encoding uncharacterized protein LOC103971623 isoform X2, whose product MVKCERRINEFLGTTDFVEKGTSNVVFRTCHEERNRVVFQMGTSDAVRALTAAQIVCKDVAAIDINMGCPKSFSISGGMGAALLSKPELIHDILTTLRRNLDTTVTCKVRLLTSSQATVELARRIEKTGVSAVAVHGRRVKDRPRDPAKWNEIADVVASLSIPVIANGDVFEYEDFDRMKNATGASSIMVARGALWNASIFSAKGKLPWDDIKREYVRKSILWDNDIKSTKQTLKEMIMHHSCLELAEGKAVIKSETIEDLAKLYDEEDYYHFVTSSRP is encoded by the exons ATGGTTAAATGCGAACGACGCATAAATG AATTTCTTGGCACAACTGATTTTGTGGAGAAAGGAACCAGCAATGTTGTCTTCAGAACTTGTCATGAGGAGAGGAACAGGGTTGTGTTTCAGATGGGCACGTCTGATGCTGTGAGGGCTCTCACTGCTGCTCAAATAGT GTGCAAAGATGTGGCAGCAATAGATATCAATATGGGCTGCCCCAAGTCTTTCTCCATTAGCGGAGGAATGGGTGCTGCACTACTCTCTAAACCAGAGCTTATTCATGAT ATATTGACAACCTTAAGAAGGAACTTGGATACAACAGTAACATGTAAGGTTCGCCTTCTTACTTCATCTCAAGCAACTGTGGAACTAGCACGCCGAATCgaaaagactggtgtttcggctGTGGCTGTTCATGGAAG AAGAGTGAAAGATAGACCAAGGGAtcctgcaaagtggaatgagattGCAGATGTTGTAGCATCGTTATCTATACCTGTTATAGCAAATGGTGATGTCTTTGAGTATGAAGATTTTGATAGAATGAAAAATGCTACAG GGGCCTCATCAATTATGGTAGCTAGAGGTGCACTTTGGAATGCTTCAATCTTCTCTGCTAAGGGCAAATTGCCTTGGGATGATATAAAGAGAGAGTATGTCAGAAAG AGCATTTTGTGGGACAATGACATCAAAAGTACAAAGCAAACTCTGAAGGAAATGATAATGCATCATTCTTGCCTAGAACTTGCTGAAGGGAAAGCTGTGATAAAATCTGAGACTATTGAGGATTTGGC GAAACTCTATGATGAAGAGGACTATTATCATTTTGTTACCTCGAGTAGGCCATGA
- the LOC135597389 gene encoding double-stranded RNA-binding protein 6-like isoform X2, whose translation MYKNQLQELAQRSCFNLPSYTCVREGPDHAPRFKAAVNFNGEVFESPSFCTTLRQAEHSAAEVALGALSQRGPSHSLAARILDETGVYKNLLQEIAQRVGAPLPSYTTIRSGLGHLPVFTCTVELAGITFTGEPAKNKKQAEKNAALAAWSSLKILAKEAANLSTEQENNDEQEQITIARALLNYCLKEKMAMANNPHATHFPRRFPIQLDKRPASVQPPPSQAENQTVRPQKFPAAGAAPYFPVRHFNGPCHGMAPPVTVRTAVPVFSVPPLPPPAAQLRQLSSAIGHTPIRMASPVRIRQSVPVFAAPPSVPRQMTPVIPAQVKEPLLVVSSSPSVFSSASIKESAPVTAPAVPVQIKEPVPVATTSPSVKEMSPVIAPAIQVQVKETLPSVDVQESSVVPTACAPPKPSIQIEETVAGDVTKDLEESECTVTDSLKRLEI comes from the exons ATGTACAAGAACCAGCTGCAGGAGTTGGCGCAGCGGAGCTGCTTCAACCTGCCGTCGTACACGTGCGTACGGGAGGGGCCGGATCACGCGCCGAGGTTCAAGGCAGCGGTGAACTTCAACGGCGAGGTGTTCGAGAGCCCGAGCTTCTGCACCACGCTGCGGCAGGCGGAGCATTCGGCGGCCGAGGTGGCTCTCGGCGCCCTCTCGCAGCGCGGGCCCTCTCACTCCCTCGCCGCCCGCATCCTG GATGAGACAGGGGTTTATAAGAATCTCCTGCAGGAAATTGCCCAGAGAGTTGGGGCACCATTGCCATCATATACAACAATCCGTTCGGGACTTGGACACCTACCTGTCTTCACATGCACGGTGGAACTTGCTGGAATCACATTTACAGGCGAACCAGCTAAGAACAAGAAGCAGGCAGAAAAAAATGCTGCTTTGGCAGCATGGTCATCATTGAAAATAT TGGCAAAGGAAGCAGCAAACCTGTCGACCGAACAAGAGAACAATGACGAGCAGGAGCAGATCACCATTGCTCGAGCCCTCCTCAACTACTGCCTGAAGGAAAAGATGGCTATGGCAAACAACCCCCATGCAACTCATTTCCCCAGGAGGTTCCCGATTCAGCTGGATAAAAGACCAGCTTCGGTGCAACCTCCTCCATCG CAGGCAGAGAACCAGACTGTTCGGCCCCAGAAGTTCCCTGCTGCCGGAGCAGCACCATATTTTCCAGTTAGACACTTCAATGGGCCTTGCCATGGCATGGCACCCCCTGTGACAGTAAGGACAGCAGTTCCAGTCTTTTCTGTTCCACCACTGCCACCACCAGCAGCTCAGTTACGGCAGCTGTCTTCCGCTATTGGTCATACACCAATCCGCATGGCATCTCCAGTCCGCATCAGACAATCTGTGCCAGTTTTTGCTGCTCCACCATCAGTTCCAAGACAGATGACTCCGGTGATCCcagctcaagtgaaggaaccatTATTAGTTGTGTCATCCTCTCCGTCAGTGTTTTCCTCTGCATCCATCAAGGAATCTGCTCCAGTTACTGCACCAGCTGTTCCTGTGCAAATAAAGGAACCAGTACCAGTTGCCACAACATCCCCATCAGTAAAGGAAATGTCACCAGTCATTGCGCCTGCTATTCAAGTTCAGGTAAAAGAAACATTGCCCTCGGTTGATGTCCAGGAATCTTCAGTCGTGCCTACGGCCTGCGCTCCACCAAAGCCTTCAATTCAGATAGAGGAAACTGTGGCTGGTGATGTCACAAAGGATCTGGAAGAGTCTGAATGTACAGTGACGGATAGCTTGAAACGACTAGAAATCTGA
- the LOC135597389 gene encoding double-stranded RNA-binding protein 6-like isoform X3 has protein sequence MYKNQLQELAQRSCFNLPSYTCVREGPDHAPRFKAAVNFNGEVFESPSFCTTLRQAEHSAAEVALGALSQRGPSHSLAARILDETGVYKNLLQEIAQRVGAPLPSYTTIRSGLGHLPVFTCTVELAGITFTGEPAKNKKQAEKNAALAAWSSLKILAKEAANLSTEQENNDEQEQITIARALLNYCLKEKMAMANNPHATHFPRRFPIQLDKRPASVQPPPSAENQTVRPQKFPAAGAAPYFPVRHFNGPCHGMAPPVTVRTAVPVFSVPPLPPPAAQLRQLSSAIGHTPIRMASPVRIRQSVPVFAAPPSVPRQMTPVIPAQVKEPLLVVSSSPSVFSSASIKESAPVTAPAVPVQIKEPVPVATTSPSVKEMSPVIAPAIQVQVKETLPSVDVQESSVVPTACAPPKPSIQIEETVAGDVTKDLEESECTVTDSLKRLEI, from the exons ATGTACAAGAACCAGCTGCAGGAGTTGGCGCAGCGGAGCTGCTTCAACCTGCCGTCGTACACGTGCGTACGGGAGGGGCCGGATCACGCGCCGAGGTTCAAGGCAGCGGTGAACTTCAACGGCGAGGTGTTCGAGAGCCCGAGCTTCTGCACCACGCTGCGGCAGGCGGAGCATTCGGCGGCCGAGGTGGCTCTCGGCGCCCTCTCGCAGCGCGGGCCCTCTCACTCCCTCGCCGCCCGCATCCTG GATGAGACAGGGGTTTATAAGAATCTCCTGCAGGAAATTGCCCAGAGAGTTGGGGCACCATTGCCATCATATACAACAATCCGTTCGGGACTTGGACACCTACCTGTCTTCACATGCACGGTGGAACTTGCTGGAATCACATTTACAGGCGAACCAGCTAAGAACAAGAAGCAGGCAGAAAAAAATGCTGCTTTGGCAGCATGGTCATCATTGAAAATAT TGGCAAAGGAAGCAGCAAACCTGTCGACCGAACAAGAGAACAATGACGAGCAGGAGCAGATCACCATTGCTCGAGCCCTCCTCAACTACTGCCTGAAGGAAAAGATGGCTATGGCAAACAACCCCCATGCAACTCATTTCCCCAGGAGGTTCCCGATTCAGCTGGATAAAAGACCAGCTTCGGTGCAACCTCCTCCATCG GCAGAGAACCAGACTGTTCGGCCCCAGAAGTTCCCTGCTGCCGGAGCAGCACCATATTTTCCAGTTAGACACTTCAATGGGCCTTGCCATGGCATGGCACCCCCTGTGACAGTAAGGACAGCAGTTCCAGTCTTTTCTGTTCCACCACTGCCACCACCAGCAGCTCAGTTACGGCAGCTGTCTTCCGCTATTGGTCATACACCAATCCGCATGGCATCTCCAGTCCGCATCAGACAATCTGTGCCAGTTTTTGCTGCTCCACCATCAGTTCCAAGACAGATGACTCCGGTGATCCcagctcaagtgaaggaaccatTATTAGTTGTGTCATCCTCTCCGTCAGTGTTTTCCTCTGCATCCATCAAGGAATCTGCTCCAGTTACTGCACCAGCTGTTCCTGTGCAAATAAAGGAACCAGTACCAGTTGCCACAACATCCCCATCAGTAAAGGAAATGTCACCAGTCATTGCGCCTGCTATTCAAGTTCAGGTAAAAGAAACATTGCCCTCGGTTGATGTCCAGGAATCTTCAGTCGTGCCTACGGCCTGCGCTCCACCAAAGCCTTCAATTCAGATAGAGGAAACTGTGGCTGGTGATGTCACAAAGGATCTGGAAGAGTCTGAATGTACAGTGACGGATAGCTTGAAACGACTAGAAATCTGA
- the LOC135597389 gene encoding double-stranded RNA-binding protein 6-like isoform X1 has product MYKNQLQELAQRSCFNLPSYTCVREGPDHAPRFKAAVNFNGEVFESPSFCTTLRQAEHSAAEVALGALSQRGPSHSLAARILDETGVYKNLLQEIAQRVGAPLPSYTTIRSGLGHLPVFTCTVELAGITFTGEPAKNKKQAEKNAALAAWSSLKILAKEAANLSTEQENNDEQEQITIARALLNYCLKEKMAMANNPHATHFPRRFPIQLDKRPASVQPPPSVSKILPLIQQKSSPRVCATSPRINNSTHVSSYQQAENQTVRPQKFPAAGAAPYFPVRHFNGPCHGMAPPVTVRTAVPVFSVPPLPPPAAQLRQLSSAIGHTPIRMASPVRIRQSVPVFAAPPSVPRQMTPVIPAQVKEPLLVVSSSPSVFSSASIKESAPVTAPAVPVQIKEPVPVATTSPSVKEMSPVIAPAIQVQVKETLPSVDVQESSVVPTACAPPKPSIQIEETVAGDVTKDLEESECTVTDSLKRLEI; this is encoded by the exons ATGTACAAGAACCAGCTGCAGGAGTTGGCGCAGCGGAGCTGCTTCAACCTGCCGTCGTACACGTGCGTACGGGAGGGGCCGGATCACGCGCCGAGGTTCAAGGCAGCGGTGAACTTCAACGGCGAGGTGTTCGAGAGCCCGAGCTTCTGCACCACGCTGCGGCAGGCGGAGCATTCGGCGGCCGAGGTGGCTCTCGGCGCCCTCTCGCAGCGCGGGCCCTCTCACTCCCTCGCCGCCCGCATCCTG GATGAGACAGGGGTTTATAAGAATCTCCTGCAGGAAATTGCCCAGAGAGTTGGGGCACCATTGCCATCATATACAACAATCCGTTCGGGACTTGGACACCTACCTGTCTTCACATGCACGGTGGAACTTGCTGGAATCACATTTACAGGCGAACCAGCTAAGAACAAGAAGCAGGCAGAAAAAAATGCTGCTTTGGCAGCATGGTCATCATTGAAAATAT TGGCAAAGGAAGCAGCAAACCTGTCGACCGAACAAGAGAACAATGACGAGCAGGAGCAGATCACCATTGCTCGAGCCCTCCTCAACTACTGCCTGAAGGAAAAGATGGCTATGGCAAACAACCCCCATGCAACTCATTTCCCCAGGAGGTTCCCGATTCAGCTGGATAAAAGACCAGCTTCGGTGCAACCTCCTCCATCGGTATCAAAGATCCTACCTCTTATCCAACAAAAGTCTTCTCCAAGAGTTTGTGCAACCTCCCCCAGAATAAACAATTCAACTCATGTGTCATCCTATCAGCAGGCAGAGAACCAGACTGTTCGGCCCCAGAAGTTCCCTGCTGCCGGAGCAGCACCATATTTTCCAGTTAGACACTTCAATGGGCCTTGCCATGGCATGGCACCCCCTGTGACAGTAAGGACAGCAGTTCCAGTCTTTTCTGTTCCACCACTGCCACCACCAGCAGCTCAGTTACGGCAGCTGTCTTCCGCTATTGGTCATACACCAATCCGCATGGCATCTCCAGTCCGCATCAGACAATCTGTGCCAGTTTTTGCTGCTCCACCATCAGTTCCAAGACAGATGACTCCGGTGATCCcagctcaagtgaaggaaccatTATTAGTTGTGTCATCCTCTCCGTCAGTGTTTTCCTCTGCATCCATCAAGGAATCTGCTCCAGTTACTGCACCAGCTGTTCCTGTGCAAATAAAGGAACCAGTACCAGTTGCCACAACATCCCCATCAGTAAAGGAAATGTCACCAGTCATTGCGCCTGCTATTCAAGTTCAGGTAAAAGAAACATTGCCCTCGGTTGATGTCCAGGAATCTTCAGTCGTGCCTACGGCCTGCGCTCCACCAAAGCCTTCAATTCAGATAGAGGAAACTGTGGCTGGTGATGTCACAAAGGATCTGGAAGAGTCTGAATGTACAGTGACGGATAGCTTGAAACGACTAGAAATCTGA
- the LOC103972531 gene encoding protein ENHANCED DISEASE RESISTANCE 2-like encodes MEAAFMEDTNKEENAVACSKRRRQSFRSSRRNEKSRMHSIDWTVFSSMHTDLMTFDVIAPSMWTIIGCKNGLRLFKEAKDVDFPNKNWEDHPAIMTVGVVDAASESIFQTVMSLGQSRSEWDFCLLEGNVIENLDDYTDIIHKKLRGDWLPWGMKRRDLLLRRYWRKEDNGTYIILYHSVVHHKCQPEKGYVRAWLKSGGYEISPVNQGKQSIVKHMLAIDWKFWKLYIFTSSSMGITTKMLERVAALREFFRAKLGHSAFSDFSSDGLTREIVLPQTEEQIKLDMQSVDENNKIESFAKEIQMSSPKHAGNGSLRQLNDAADEFFDVLTEAEYDQTEFWPADENMQTQLVQDQCQGELSTTAVFIEKLHDVSVQKSGSADFEESHTGDSMSCNYGTTLPKDPNCSVVCSWATADPSTFLIRGESYLHDHQKVKASETLMQMVAADWLKSDKREDDLGGRPDGIVQKYAAQGGSKFFFIVNMQVPGSTTYSLALYYMMDMPLEDVPLLESFVKGNDAYRNSRFKLIPYISKGSWLVKQSVGQKACLVGQALDINYFRGSNYLEVAIDVGSSTVARSVVSLVIGYLNSLVIEMAFLMQGDKQEELPEFLLGTCRLNQLDIAKAVPINPS; translated from the exons ATGGAAGCTGCATTTATG GAGGACACAAACAAAGAAGAGAATGCTGTGGCTTGTTCGAAGAGAAGACGGCAATCTTTTAG GTCAAGCCGTAGAAATGAGAAAAGTCGCATGCATTCTATAG ACTGGACAGTTTTCTCATCTATGCACACTGATCTAATGACATTCGATGTTATAGCACCTTCCATGTGGACGATAATTGGCTGTAAAAATG GCTTACGGCTGTTCAAAGAAGCAAAAGATGTTGATTTCCCCAACAAG AATTGGGAAGATCATCCGGCTATAATGACGGTTGGTGTTGTCGATGCAGCATCTGAGTCCATTTTCCAGACAGTAATGTCTCTCGGACAGTCAAGATCAGA ATGGGATTTTTGCCTGTTAGAGGGAAATGTCATTGAGAACTTGGATGATTACACTGATATTATCCACAAGAAGTTGCGTGGTGATTGGCTACCATG gggaatGAAAAGAAGGGACTTATTGTTACGGCGTTACTGGAGGAAGGAAGATAACGGAACATACA TTATCCTATACCACTCAGTCGTCCACCATAAATGCCAACCTGAAAAAGGATATGTTCGTGCCTGGCTTAAAA GTGGAGGCTATGAAATATCTCCCGTGAACCAAGGAAAACAATCAATTGTAAAGCATATGTTGGCAATAGATTGGAAGTTTTGGAAATTGTATATTTTTACCTCATCTTCAATGGGCATTACAACAAAGATGCTAGAGAGGGTTGCAG CTCTCCGAGAATTCTTCCGAGCAAAACTTGGTCACTCTGCATTCTCAGATTTCTCATCAGATGGTTTGACAAGAGAGATAGTATTGCCACAGACCGAGGAGCAAATTAAACTGGATATGCAGTCAGTGGATGAAAACAATAAGATTGAAAGCTTTGCCAAAGAGATACAAATGTCTTCTCCCAAACATGCTGGTAATGGGTCATTACGTCAACTTAATGATGCAGCTGATGAATTCTTTGATGTTCTCACTGAAGCAGAGTATGATCAAACAGAATTCTGGCCTGCTGATGAAAACATGCAAACCCAG TTAGTGCAAGACCAGTGCCAAGGTGAGCTATCTACAACTGCAGTTTTCATAGAGAAGCTGCATGATGTTTCAG TTCAAAAGAGTGGTTCTGCTGACTTCGAAGAGTCACATACCGGAGATAGCATGTCATGTAACTATGGAACCACTCTTCCAAAAGATCCAAATTGCAGTGTGGTTTGCAGTTGGGCAACAGCAGATCCTTCTACATTCTTGATTCGTGGTGAATCATACTTACATGACCATCAAAAG GTAAAAGCAAGCGAAACCCTGATGCAAATGGTAGCTGCAGATTGGTTGAAATCGGACAAGCGTGAAGATGATCTCGGTGGTCGGCCTGATGGAATTGTTCAG AAATATGCAGCACAGGGTGGCAGCAAGTTTTTCTTTATTGTGAACATGCAG GTTCCAGGTTCAACCACATACAGTCTAGCTTTATATTATATGATGGATATGCCATTGGAAGATGTCCCTCTTCTAGAAAGTTTTGTCAAAGGAAATGATGCATATAGGAATTCAAGGTTTAAGCTCATCCCATATATATCAAAG GGTTCTTGGTTAGTGAAGCAAAGTGTTGGTCAAAAAGCATGTCTTGTGGGTCAAGCACTTGATATCAATTATTTTCGTGGGAGCAACTATCTTGAG GTTGCGATCGATGTTGGTTCATCCACTGTCGCTAGGAGTGTTGTCAGTCTCGTCATTGGTTACTTGAACAGCTTGGTGATAGAAATGGCATTCCTGATGCAG GGTGATAAGCAAGAAGAGCTTCCAGAGTTCCTGCTGGGAACTTGCCGGTTGAACCAACTTGATATAGCCAAGGCTGTCCCTATTAATCCATCGTGA